The Tenebrio molitor chromosome 5, icTenMoli1.1, whole genome shotgun sequence genome has a segment encoding these proteins:
- the LOC138131455 gene encoding probable multidrug resistance-associated protein lethal(2)03659, producing MDQGFKADKKPHPRETANILSLITFFYSFDLFKKGFKKDLDEDDLYEVLTSCRSKTLGDLLETQWEVDKKKNKRPSLVRVLWACFGKTYMMYGVMQLIMRTVLVMTVPQALGKLVSYFSPGQTDLTKEDAIYYAATVIGLNIVNFVYTQNYLISLTEFGIRIRTAICSFVYRKALKMTETSLSDITMGKIITLITKDIMAIEMIVLFGNDIWIGLIQTAIICYLIYGKIGVAAFAGVGFFLVVLPLQVVIGKMATTFRLKTSKKTDERIQLTQEILSTIKTIKMYAWESFFNKKITSSRKKEVNSIFKLVYMKVIIIVIGGLSAKIAFYLLIMTYVWLGNYVTAEVVYFIKSCFHKLRHLLSIMLPLGIAFGAEFNATLIRLDSILNAEEVPTPRNHIEITTKDPAIVLNKITTKIRGVEIIKDVTMEVEKGLNVVVGNVGSGKTTFLKTILEDCKIDGNLTIYGKISYASQEPWLFPSTIKHNILFGEKLNQERYKKVLEICALNQDFKAFSDGDNTLVGDNGVNLSKGQQARVNLARAVYKNAEIYLLDDCLAALDGHVSDYIFKECILNFLKGKLCVFVTNNQDHVPSADRIIEVHNGVVKYGASREKVEFELLKNREVACKDRGVIEKAETEPEATNIYKEVKKTGKVDAATYKKYIGFGGGYLAFSFIMVMFVVVQSVVSYSDKLVSTWVTLEQNLSTYKIQNLTDVSEFDAAESKRTSLLNLYTIIIVTSTGLALVKALTFFCFNRQASINIHKVMIAKILNARMTFFDSHFIGNVLNRFSKDLCTIDEHLPFVMNECFELMFVMFGIIFLVASVNAMFLIPAGIFFAIAYASRFIYLRTGRSLQRMEASTRSPLLGHLNASLEGLATIRAFKAQSIIRDEFDRHQDLYTSVNYTLHNSMRALAFVLDLMCSLFIGIVIVRFLVGPQDTSVGDVGLAITQAFHLTGLLQYGIRRWADFENQMTSVERVLQYTEIDQEEKNGEVVESWPKSGKICYKNVSMKYSDRTVLKGITFTIEPRQKVGIVGRTGAGKSSIVSTLFRLYDIEGIVEIDGVRIQDLSLNFLRSNIAIIPQDPVLVSGTIRDNIDPLGQCEDEQIWKIIKIVNLQDCVKNLSDKVDSSANLSAGQKQLICLARAIARQNKIVVLDEATANLDNETDSLIRQVIEDNFAACTVIIIAHRLVSVLASDKVMVVDDGRIVEQDKPDKLLENKNSLFAEMIKQS from the exons ATGGATCAGGGATTCAAAGCCGACAAAAAACCACATCCCAGAGAAACAGCCAACATCTTATCCTTGATAACATTCTT cTACTCGTTCGATCTCTTCAAAAAAGGCTTCAAAAAGGACCTCGACGAAGACGACCTCTACGAAGTTTTGACAAGCTGTCGATCGAAGACCCTGGGGGACCTGCTCGAGACCCAATGGGAGGTCGACAAGAAGAAGAACAAACGACCGTCGCTGGTCCGAGTCCTGTGGGCCTGCTTCGGGAAGACCTATATGATGTATGGTGTGATGCAGCTCATAATGAGGACCGTTCTCGT taTGACAGTTCCTCAAGCTTTGGGCAAGCTCGTCTCTTACTTCAGCCCCGGCCAGACAGACCTCACCAAAGAAGACGCCATCTACTACGCAGCAACAGTCATAGGCCTCAACATCGTCAATTTCGTCTACACCCAAAACTACCTCATCTCTTTGACAGAGTTCGGAATACGAATCCGAACTGCAATTTGCTCGTTCGTCTATCGCAAAGCGCTCAAAATGACCGAAACGTCGCTCTCTGACATCACCATGGGCAAGATCATCACTCTCATCACCAAAGATATCATGGCAATCGAAATGATCGTCCTCTTCGGCAACGACATCTGGATCGGCTTGATCCAAACCGCGATAATCTGCTACTTGATCTACGGAAAAATCGGAGTTGCGGCCTTTGCCGGCGTCGGATTCTTCCTGGTAGTGTTACCACTGCAAG TGGTTATTGGGAAAATGGCGACAACGTTTCGTCTGAAGACGAGCAAAAAGACGGACGAGAGGATCCAGTTGACCCAAGAGATTTTGTCGACGATCAAAACAATCAAGATGTACGCTTGGGAGAGTttcttcaacaaaaaaattacgtcGTCGAGAAA GAAAGAAGTCAACTCTATATTTAAACTGGTGTATATGAAGGTGATCATTATTGTCATCGGTGGTCTTTCGGCGAAGATAGCTTTTTATCTTCTTATCATGACGTATGTGTGGTTGGGCAATTATGTCACAGCTGAGGTGGTCTACTTCATAAAGAGCTGCTTCCACAAATTGAGACATCTGTTGAGCATCATGCTTCCATTGGGAATAGCATTTGGGGCAGAATTCAACGCCACGCTGATCAGACTTGACAGTATTTTGAACGCCGAAGAGGTACCAACACCTCGCAACCACATAGAAATCACGACCAAAGACCCTGCCATCGTACTAAACAAAATCACCACCAAAATCAGAGGAGTTGAAATTATCAAAGATGTCACCATGGAGGTTGAGAAGGGGTTGAATGTAGTGGTTGGTAACGTGGGTTCCGGCAAAACAACATTTCTAAAGACGATTCTAGAAGACTGCAAGATCGACggcaatttgacaatttatgggAAAATATCATACGCTTCACAAGAACCATGGTTGTTTCCTTCGACGATCAAACACAACATATTGTTTGGGGAAAAACTGAACCAAGAGCGGTACAAGAAGGTTTTGGAGATTTGCGCCTTGAACCAGGACTTTAAGGCGTTCAGTGATGGTGACAACACCCTAGTGGGTGACAATGGTGTGAATCTGAGCAAAGGACAACAAGCTCGAGTCAATCTGGCCAGAGCTGTGTACAAAAACGCTGAGATTTATCTCTTGGATGATTGCTTGGCAGCTCTGGATGGTCACGTCAGCGACTACATCTTCAAAGAGtgcattttgaattttttgaaaggtAAACTTTGCGTCTTCGTCACCAACAACCAAGACCACGTACCTTCGGCTGATAGAATTATAGAAGTCCACAATGGAGTTGTCAAATATGGCGCCAGTAGAGAAAAAGTCGAGTTCGAATTGCTGAAGAATAGGGAAGTGGCGTGCAAGGACCGTGGTGTTATTGAAAAAGCTGAGACCGAACCAGAGGCAACAAATATCTACAAAGAAGTGAAAAAAACTGGGAAGGTGGATGCGGCCACGTACAAAAAGTATATAGGTTTTGGGGGCGGCTACTTGGCCTTTTCGTTCATCATGGTGATGTTCGTGGTTGTCCAGTCGGTAGTGAGTTATAGTGATAAGTTGGTGAGCACCTG GGTGACGCTAGAACAGAACTTGTCCACCTACAAAATCCAAAACCTGACAGACGTCTCTGAATTCGACGCTGCCGAAAGCAAAAGAACCAGTCTCTTGAACCTGTACACCATCATCATAGTAACATCGACGGGGCTCGCTTTGGTCAAAGCCCTCACTTTCTTCTGCTTCAACCGGCAAGCGTCGATCAACATCCACAAAGTGATGATCGCGAAGATCCTCAATGCCAGGATGACGTTCTTCGACTCTCACTTCATAGGAAACGTACTTAATCGCTTCTCCAAGGACTTGTGCACCATCGACGAGCACCTTCCTTTCGTGATGAACGAATGCTTTGAG CTCATGTTCGTCATGTTCGGAATCATCTTCTTGGTGGCGAGTGTCAACGCCATGTTTCTAATCCCCGCTGGGATCTTCTTCGCCATCGCATACGCATCCAGATTCATCTACCTCAGGACGGGGCGAAGCTTGCAAAGGATGGAGGCGTCGA CTCGGAGTCCTCTCCTCGGTCACCTAAACGCCAGTCTGGAGGGTCTCGCCACGATCCGAGCCTTCAAAGCGCAAAGCATCATCAGGGACGAGTTTGACAGACACCAAGACCTCTACACTTCCGTCAACTACACCCTCCACAACAGCATGAGAGCGCTCGCGTTTGTTTTGGACTTGATGTGCTCTCTTTTCATTGGCATTGTGATAGTGCGCTTTCTAGTGGGACCTCAAG ACACTAGCGTCGGTGATGTTGGACTTGCCATAACTCAAGCTTTCCATTTGACAGGTCTTTTGCAATACGGAATCAGACGATGGGCCGACTTTGAGAACCAGATGACTTCAGTAGAAAGAGTTTTGCAGTACACTGAGATCGACCAAGAGGAGAAGAATGGGGAAGTTGTGGAGAGTTGGCCAAAATCTGGAAAAATCTGCTACAAGAATGTTTCCATGAAATACAGCGACAGAACAGTTCTAAAAGGGATCACTTTCACAATCGAGCCTAGACAAAAAGTGGGAATTGTGGGAAGAACCGGAGCTGGAAAATCCTCAATAGTGTCGACACTTTTCAGACTGTACGACATCGAAGGAATCGTCGAGATTGATGGCGTCAGGATCCAAGACCTCTCCCTCAACTTCCTACGTTCCAACATCGCCATCATCCCCCAGGACCCGGTCCTAGTTTCTGGAACCATACGCGACAACATCGACCCTCTGGGACAATGCGAAGACGAACAGATTTGGAAGATCATAAAGATTGTCAACCTGCAAGATTGCGTGAAGAATCTGAGCGACAAAGTCGACAGCAGTGCCAATCTAAGCGCGGGACAGAAGCAACTCATCTGTCTGGCTAGAGCCATAGCGCGCCAAAATAAGATCGTGGTTTTGGATGAGGCCACTGCCAATTTGGACAACGAAACGGACTCTTTGATTCGCCAAGTTATCGAAGACAATTTCGCCGCGTGCACTGTGATAATCATAGCTCATCGTCTAGTTTCTGTTTTGGCTTCTGACAAAGTGATGGTGGTGGACGACGGGAGGATCGTCGAACAGGACAAGCCGGATAAGTTGCTCGAGAATAAAAATAGTTTGTTCGCGGAGATGATCAAGCAGAGCTAA
- the LOC138130175 gene encoding ATP-binding cassette sub-family C member 4-like — MDHIGKSQRKVHPREKANILSSLSFFYTLKLFRKGLKRDLEEHDLYEVLTNYRSKQLGDQLEAEWEKQKKKGPNNSIFRLLWTCYGWEYFLLGLTQLTIKTILILVQPRALGKIISFFDPNQTEMTKKDAYFYAGLLVGVNLVNCVYVHNYHLAVTGLGIRVRTAFCSFIYRKALRLSPTRLGDISIGKIVTLITKDVHSFESFIHFANDLWIGVVKSIIVFYIIWDKIGVAAFAGVIFFVIMLPLQAYMGKLAGQLRMKMCKRSDDRLQLTQETLSAVKIIKTYTWEKFFNKKIAELRRREIKTMHTIFYVKFLVLQIGNLSGKMAFYLLIMTYTWLGNHITAEIVYFVESCLQIITHTMSILFPLGITQSAELVAAVKRIGNVLKALEIQPDSQDQDLSIKPKITLKDVSVTFKEKEILHSISLSLDLGVTLIAGPVGSGKSFLLKTILQDYVPSSGGLDVRGRASYASQEPWLFPSSIKQNILFGEKYDEDRYNEVLKVCALVYDFELLSEGDRTIVEDRGINLSKGQQARINLARAVYKDSEIYLLDDCLSALDAHVSDFIFKECIVKFLRNKLVVFVSHNVNHVKEVDNVVIMHNGSITSCVKSSEIAEQKILKEIIDAKETEGTADVLEEEDDENPTEETKLITETTTEKKVYQEVKKQGKVDLAVYAKYIRFGGGFFVFGLVLLVFAISQFVHSYADKLVSTWVNYEQKISNFSFDNRTNITQDQQDKIIDTRDFVQHLYSGMMVLTVFFELGRIMALFVTARRASIKLHKYMVDHIVNATMRFFDTNFIGNILNRFSKDLTAIDEHIPFVFFHVFRAFLLIIGVIILIATVSTSFLIPTLVFFLLLTFIRSQYLPTGRSLKRLDASTRSPVVGHLNATLEGLTTIRAFKAEKILRDEFDRHQDLYTSATYIFQCSMRAFAYCLDTLNTMFIAMVVFRFVIFHDVTLAGNVGLAITQAFRLTGTLQWAIRQWAEMENSMTSVERVLEYTEVKQENKQGQSLDNWPTKGEVKYQDVCLSYNNTEDYVLKNINFTANPREKIGVVGRTGAGKSSIIATLFRLYEVKGKIIIDGVDIKSLSLEYLRKHISIIPQDPVLFTGTIRDNIDPEGLYTDDEIWRAVETAHLKKLVPSLDYEITENGSNFSVGQRQLICMARAVIRNNKIIVLDEATANMDPETDSLIYDTIHENFASCTVFTIAHKLHTILNSDKVIVMDKGQIIEYDDPVNLLQNKDGSFYKMVKKSGLLPPAYL, encoded by the exons ATGGACCACATCGGAAAATCGCAGAGGAAGGTTCACCCCAGAGAAAAAGCCAACATCTTGTCTTCTCTGTCGTTCTT CTACACTCTCAAGTTGTTCAGAAAGGGGCTCAAAAGGGACTTGGAAGAGCACGATCTGTACGAAGTCCTGACCAACTACAGGTCCAAACAACTAGGAGACCAGTTAGAAGCAGAATGGGagaaacagaagaaaaaaggACCGAACAATTCGATCTTTCGCCTCTTGTGGACCTGTTACGGATGGGAGTACTTTCTCCTGGGACTGACACAGTTGACCATCAAGACCATCTTGAT TCTTGTCCAACCGCGCGCTTTGGGCAAAATCATCTCATTCTTTGACCCCAACCAGACGGAGATGACCAAAAAAGATGCCTACTTTTATGCAGGTCTTCTGGTCGGAGTCAATCTGGTCAACTGTGTGTACGTCCACAACTACCATCTAGCTGTGACAGGTCTTGGGATCAGAGTTCGGACAGCTTTCTGTTCTTTCATCTACAGGAAGGCCCTGAGACTGAGTCCCACACGACTGGGCGACATTTCCATCGGCAAGATCGTCACTCTGATCACCAAAGATGTCCACTCCTTTGAAAGCTTCATCCATTTTGCCAACGATCTGTGGATCGGTGTGGTCAAATCTATTATTGTCTTTTACATCATCTGGGACAAGATTGGAGTTGCAGCTTTCGCAGGAGTAATCTTCTTCGTCATCATGTTACCACTGCAAG CGTACATGGGCAAACTGGCGGGACAGCTCCGCATGAAGATGTGCAAAAGATCAGACGACAGACTGCAACTCACCCAAGAGACTCTTTCTGCGGTGAAGATCATCAAAACGTACACTTGGGAAAAGTTCTTCAACAAGAAAATCGCAGAACTCAGACG GAGAGAGATCAAAACCATGCACACCATCTTCTACGTGAAGTTCTTGGTGTTGCAAATCGGCAATTTGAGCGGCAAGATGGCGTTCTATCTCCTCATCATGACCTACACCTGGCTCGGCAACCACATCACCGCAGAAATCGTCTATTTCGTAGAGAGTTGCCTCCAGATCATCACCCACACCATGAGTATCCTGTTCCCTCTGGGAATCACCCAAAGCGCTGAGCTCGTAGCTGCGGTCAAAAGAATCGGAAACGTGTTGAAGGCGCTCGAGATCCAGCCCGACTCCCAGGACCAAGACCTGAGCATCAAACCAAAAATCACTCTAAAAGACGTGAGCGTCACCttcaaagaaaaagaaattctcCATTCGATCAGTCTGTCCCTCGACTTGGGGGTCACTCTTATTGCTGGTCCCGTAGGTAGCGGCAAAAGCTTCCTGTTGAAGACGATCCTCCAGGACTATGTGCCTTCGAGCGGCGGCCTTGACGTCCGAGGACGAGCGTCTTACGCCTCGCAGGAACCCTGGCTCTTCCCCTCGTCCATCAAACAGAACATTCTCTTCGGAGAGAAGTACGACGAAGACAGGTACAACGAGGTTCTCAAGGTTTGCGCTTTGGTCTACGACTTCGAGTTGTTGTCCGAAGGCGACAGGACCATCGTCGAGGATCGCGGAATCAACCTGAGCAAAGGACAACAAGCCAGGATCAATCTAGCGCGGGCGGTTTACAAGGACAGCGAGATCTACTTGTTGGACGATTGTCTCTCAGCTCTGGATGCTCACGTCAgcgattttattttcaaagagTGCATCGTGAAATTCTTGAGGAACAAGTTGGTCGTCTTCGTCAGTCATAACGTAAACCACGTCAAAGAGGTGGACAACGTGGTGATCATGCACAACGGGTCGATAACGTCGTGTGTCAAGTCTTCAGAAATCGCCGAACAGAAAATCCTGAAGGAAATTATCGACGCCAAGGAAACGGAAGGCACAGCTGATGTGTTGGAAGAAGAAGACGACGAAAACCCCACTGAAGAAACCAAACTGATCACGGAGACTACCACAGAAAAGAAGGTCTATCAAGAAGTGAAAAAGCAAGGAAAAGTAGACTTGGCGGTTTACGCGAAATATATAAGGTTTGGTGGGGGTTTCTTCGTATTTGGATTGGTGCTGCTGGTGTTTGCAATTTCACAGTTTGTTCACAGCTATGCCGACAAATTAGTTAGCACATG GGTCAACTACGAACAGAAGATTTCGAACTTCAGTTTTGACAACCGCACGAACATCACTCAAGACCAACAAGACAAAATTATAGACACTCGCGATTTTGTTCAACACCTTTACAGCGGAATGATGGTactgacagtattttttgaACTTGGTAGGATCATGGCGCTGTTCGTCACAGCCAGACGAGCCTCCATCAAGCTGCACAAGTACATGGTGGACCACATAGTCAACGCTACTATGCGATTTTTCGACACCAACTTCATCGGAAACATTCTGAACAGGTTCTCCAAAGATCTGACCGCCATCGACGAACATATCCCCTTCGTATTCTTCCACGTCTTTAGG GCATTTCTGTTGATAATCGGTGTGATAATCCTGATCGCCACAGTCAGTACTTCTTTCCTTATCCCCACACTAGTGTTCTTCCTGCTTTTGACGTTTATCCGAAGCCAGTACCTCCCAACAGGAAGAAGCTTGAAACGACTGGATGCTTCTA CACGAAGTCCTGTGGTTGGTCACTTGAACGCAACTCTGGAAGGCTTGACCACAATCAGAGCATTCAAAGCTGAGAAAATTCTGCGGGACGAATTTGATCGTCACCAAGACCTCTACACTTCTGCTACTTACATCTTCCAGTGCAGCATGAGAGCCTTCGCCTACTGCTTGGACACGCTCAACACGATGTTCATCGCAATGGTGGTGTTCAGATTTGTGATTTTCCACGATG TGACTTTGGCCGGAAACGTTGGTCTTGCGATAACGCAAGCTTTTAGATTGACCGGGACTCTCCAGTGGGCCATACGTCAATGGGCAGAAATGGAAAACTCGATGACCTCCGTTGAAAGAGTCCTAGAGTACACCGAAGTCAAACAGGAGAACAAACAAGGACAGAGTCTGGACAACTGGCCCACCAAGGGGGAGGTCAAGTACCAAGACGTCTGCTTGTCGTACAACAACACCGAAGATTACGTTTTGAAGAATATAAACTTCACGGCGAATCCTAGAGAGAAGATTGGAGTTGTTGGTCGAACAGGCGCCGGAAAGTCTTCAATCATTGCCACCTTGTTCCGATTGTACGAGGTCAAGGGAAAAATCATAATCGATGGAGTTGACATAAAATCACTCTCTCTGGAATACTTGAGGAAACACATCTCCATAATCCCTCAAGATCCAGTTTTGTTCACTGGTACCATCCGCGACAACATCGACCCCGAAGGACTCTACACCGACGACGAGATCTGGAGAGCTGTGGAAACTGCACACCTCAAAAAACTGGTTCCTAGTTTGGACTACGAGATCACCGAAAACGGTTCCAACTTCAGTGTGGGACAAAGACAACTGATTTGTATGGCGAGGGCTGTCATCCGCAACAACAAGATCATCGTTTTGGACGAGGCCACAGCCAACATGGACCCAGAAACAGATTCTTTGATATACGACACGATACACGAAAATTTCGCATCTTGCACTGTCTTCACCATTGCGCACAAGCTCCACACGATACTCAACTCAGATAAAGTGATCGTGATGGACAAAGGACAGATCATAGAGTACGATGACCCTGTCAACCTGTTGCAAAACAAAGACGGTTCCTTCTACAAGATGGTGAAGAAGTCTGGACTGCTGCCACCAGCGTACTTGTAG